Proteins encoded within one genomic window of Eleutherodactylus coqui strain aEleCoq1 chromosome 1, aEleCoq1.hap1, whole genome shotgun sequence:
- the DUSP28 gene encoding dual specificity phosphatase 28, producing MSELFKVTDSLMISNAKAACKKELLLAEGVTCCINISRRQPFPDFDVRTLRIPVFDHPLQKLSEYFDQCVELIDSTIKSGGKCLVYCKHGRSRSATICIAYLIKHRNMSLEDAFQMVKAVRPSIEPNSGFWAQLELYEKSLLLNH from the exons ATGTCAGAGCTCTTTAAAGTGACAGATTCCTTAATGATCAGCAATGCTAAAGCGGCCTGCAAGAAGGAACTTCTCCTAGCGGAAGGAGTGACTTGCTGCATCAACATTTCCAGGAGACAGCCGTTCCCAGATTTTGATGTCCGTACTCTGCGAATCCCTGTGTTTGATCATCCGCTTCAAAAGCTCTCCGAATATTTTGACCAGTGTGTGGAACTGATAGACAGTACTATAAAAAGTGGCGGGAAGTGCCTGGTCTACTGCAAACATGGGCGAAGTCGCTCTGCTACAATTTGTATTGCCTACCTGATAAAACATAGGAATATGTCACTTGAGGATGCTTTTCAG ATGGTTAAAGCAGTAAGACCGTCCATAGAACCGAATTCAGGATTCTGGGCGCAGCTGGAATTATATGAAAAATCCTTACTGCTGAACCACTGA